One genomic region from Flagellimonas oceani encodes:
- a CDS encoding site-specific integrase, giving the protein METKTFSLIHYLRKAQLDKTGKAGIYLRITVNGHRAELSIKRKTSPEKWCSNKGRLKGSSKEAKELNHYMDQLESKAYEIHSKLVVKKKPFNAETIKNKLLGKGTAHKTLLAIYEEHNAQIKELIGSDYSYGAYRRHVRTMNHLAGFIQKEYKVSDLYVMEVDLNFVNGFHHYLKTQKVGNQNTVTKYVVNFKKIMRMAFANNWVKKDPFYYWKAEWKKVERDVLTEAELRAIMETEPESKSLEQVRDVFVFCCFTGLAYVDVKKLSNNHIVDGIGGKRWIKIKRAKTDSLSTVPLLPIAEKILLKYKDHSQIMGTETILPVVSNQKTNAYLKEIASCCGIKKKLTFHLARHTFATTVTLSNGISIESVSKMLGHQSLKTTQIYAKVIDKKLHDDMSLLEGKYEL; this is encoded by the coding sequence ATGGAAACAAAAACATTCTCTTTAATCCACTATCTCAGAAAGGCCCAATTGGACAAAACCGGAAAAGCTGGTATCTATCTCAGGATTACCGTAAACGGTCATCGGGCAGAGCTCAGTATCAAACGAAAAACAAGTCCCGAAAAATGGTGTTCCAACAAAGGAAGGTTAAAAGGCTCGAGCAAGGAGGCCAAAGAGCTGAACCACTACATGGACCAGCTAGAATCCAAAGCTTATGAAATCCATTCAAAGCTGGTCGTCAAAAAGAAACCTTTCAATGCCGAGACCATCAAAAACAAACTTCTGGGCAAAGGAACTGCCCATAAAACACTCCTTGCCATTTATGAAGAACACAATGCCCAGATCAAAGAGTTGATCGGATCTGACTATTCCTATGGAGCTTACCGCAGGCACGTACGCACAATGAACCATCTTGCCGGCTTTATCCAAAAGGAATATAAAGTGTCCGACCTATATGTTATGGAGGTGGATTTAAACTTCGTCAATGGATTTCATCATTATTTAAAGACCCAAAAAGTTGGTAACCAAAATACAGTTACCAAATATGTTGTCAACTTCAAAAAAATCATGAGGATGGCCTTTGCCAATAATTGGGTGAAAAAAGACCCTTTCTATTATTGGAAGGCCGAATGGAAAAAAGTGGAAAGAGATGTTCTGACCGAAGCAGAACTAAGGGCTATAATGGAAACGGAACCCGAGTCAAAAAGTTTAGAGCAGGTACGGGACGTTTTTGTTTTTTGTTGTTTTACTGGGTTGGCCTACGTAGATGTCAAAAAACTTTCAAATAACCACATAGTAGATGGTATTGGTGGCAAACGATGGATCAAAATCAAAAGGGCGAAAACAGACTCTTTGAGCACAGTGCCCTTACTCCCCATTGCGGAAAAAATATTGCTCAAGTATAAAGACCATTCGCAAATCATGGGTACAGAAACAATACTACCAGTTGTCAGCAACCAAAAGACCAACGCCTACCTAAAGGAAATTGCTTCTTGTTGCGGGATTAAAAAGAAGCTAACCTTTCATTTGGCTCGTCACACATTTGCGACAACTGTAACACTGTCCAATGGGATTTCAATTGAATCGGTCAGCAAGATGCTTGGGCACCAATCCTTAAAGACAACTCAAATATATGCCAAGGTAATCGACAAGAAATTACATGATGATATGAGTTTACTTGAGGGAAAATATGAGTTGTGA
- a CDS encoding shikimate kinase, with protein sequence MKIVLVGYMASGKSTVGRLLASHLQMQFIDLDDYIEANQKKSIKNIFSEKGEIFFRKLEHEMLKEVLEKEESIIISTGGGTPCYGNNMTTILEQADTSIYLDLSIPNLVNRISKEKESRPLVKNIPDAELPVFIGKHLFERRPYYMQAKNVVDCNGADVETVVQRIRDLL encoded by the coding sequence ATGAAAATTGTTTTAGTAGGATATATGGCAAGTGGGAAGTCGACCGTTGGACGATTGTTGGCCAGTCATTTACAGATGCAATTCATCGATCTGGACGACTATATTGAAGCCAATCAAAAAAAATCCATAAAAAATATATTTTCTGAAAAAGGAGAGATTTTTTTCAGGAAGTTGGAGCATGAAATGTTGAAAGAGGTTTTGGAAAAGGAGGAATCCATTATAATTTCGACGGGGGGCGGTACACCATGCTATGGAAACAATATGACCACAATTTTGGAACAGGCAGACACATCTATTTACCTTGACCTAAGCATTCCCAATCTGGTGAACAGGATTTCAAAGGAAAAAGAGAGCCGTCCGTTGGTAAAAAATATTCCCGATGCGGAACTTCCGGTGTTTATCGGTAAGCACCTTTTTGAGCGTAGACCGTATTACATGCAAGCTAAAAATGTGGTGGATTGCAACGGGGCAGATGTAGAAACCGTAGTGCAACGAATACGGGACCTACTCTAA
- a CDS encoding phosphoribosyltransferase family protein, whose amino-acid sequence MSNHILSHDQIQHITKRIAYQIYETNVDESEIVVAGITGGGESFAKKIIAVLKKITDADIILCKMDMDKKNPLESGVSTSLPEEGYKNKSIVLVDDVLNSGTTLIYGTHHFLKTPIKQLKTAVLVNRNHKKYPIKADFKGISLSTSLNEHIKVDFEPKNNAVYLE is encoded by the coding sequence ATGAGCAACCATATACTTAGCCACGATCAAATTCAGCATATCACAAAGCGCATCGCCTATCAAATTTATGAGACCAATGTCGATGAGTCCGAAATTGTGGTTGCCGGGATTACGGGTGGCGGTGAGAGCTTTGCCAAAAAAATAATCGCGGTATTAAAAAAAATTACCGATGCCGATATTATTTTGTGCAAAATGGATATGGATAAAAAAAATCCGTTGGAAAGTGGGGTGAGCACCTCGCTCCCTGAAGAAGGCTATAAAAATAAGTCGATAGTGTTAGTGGACGATGTATTGAACTCGGGCACCACTTTAATCTATGGAACGCATCATTTTCTTAAAACACCGATAAAACAGCTTAAAACTGCTGTATTGGTCAACAGGAACCATAAAAAATACCCCATTAAGGCCGATTTTAAGGGCATATCGCTATCCACATCGCTGAACGAACACATTAAAGTGGATTTTGAACCGAAGAACAATGCGGTCTATTTAGAGTAG
- a CDS encoding RNA-binding S4 domain-containing protein: MRIDKYLWCTRYFKTRSIASNVVKKGHVKVNGDAVKPSREVYPMDKIVVRKNQIDYQLTVLDVPESRVGAKLVDIYRKDTTPKDAFEHSELLSHAKKHYRKKGLGRPTKKDRRDLDDFLDESE, translated from the coding sequence ATGCGAATAGACAAGTACCTTTGGTGCACCAGATACTTTAAAACAAGAAGCATTGCCTCCAATGTGGTAAAAAAGGGCCACGTTAAGGTAAATGGGGACGCCGTAAAGCCCTCCCGTGAAGTTTACCCCATGGATAAAATCGTGGTACGTAAAAACCAAATCGATTACCAACTTACCGTTTTGGATGTTCCCGAAAGCCGCGTTGGTGCCAAATTGGTGGACATCTACCGAAAGGACACCACGCCAAAAGATGCTTTTGAACACAGCGAACTGCTTTCGCACGCCAAAAAACATTACAGAAAAAAAGGATTGGGGCGACCTACCAAAAAAGACCGCCGGGATCTGGACGATTTTTTGGACGAATCGGAATAA
- a CDS encoding FKBP-type peptidyl-prolyl cis-trans isomerase — MKYGILVFICFAVTLLSCKNDDNGGPDAIPPSLLSDVAPEDDETIREFLNTHFYNYEEFETPPEGFDYRIVIDTIAGENADKRPLMEDAESVTVNVSSSFLGLNAGEEDIAHKLYYIEVREGEGGSPTYADSTFVKYEGSLLNGTTFDQNPDFLWQVLPFSVRGYANGIAQMKAGTPDQIIDNPDGTYNITNSGIGLIIMPSGLGYFNSPTTSVIPRYAPLVFRVELGLFVEDTDSDNDGIPSIEEDLNGNGYLFDDNTDFDLEPFNSRLTNFRDADDDGDGIPTRDEISDDDGNIITPYPDADGDGTPDYLDPDN, encoded by the coding sequence ATGAAGTACGGAATTTTAGTATTTATTTGTTTTGCGGTCACGCTACTATCCTGTAAAAATGATGATAATGGAGGCCCCGATGCCATACCACCAAGCCTATTGAGCGATGTGGCACCGGAGGATGACGAAACCATAAGGGAGTTTTTGAACACTCACTTTTACAACTACGAAGAATTTGAAACTCCACCAGAGGGATTTGATTATAGGATAGTTATTGATACCATAGCCGGGGAGAATGCGGACAAAAGACCTTTAATGGAAGATGCCGAATCGGTTACCGTAAATGTTTCATCAAGTTTTTTAGGGTTGAATGCCGGGGAAGAGGATATAGCCCATAAACTCTATTATATAGAAGTTCGGGAAGGTGAAGGCGGAAGTCCGACCTATGCTGATTCAACTTTTGTAAAATATGAAGGCTCTTTGTTAAATGGAACTACTTTTGATCAAAACCCTGATTTTTTATGGCAAGTACTTCCCTTTTCTGTGAGGGGGTATGCCAATGGTATTGCACAAATGAAAGCAGGAACTCCCGACCAAATTATTGATAATCCCGATGGTACCTACAATATTACCAATAGTGGAATAGGGCTGATTATTATGCCTTCCGGTCTTGGGTATTTTAATTCCCCTACCACCTCCGTAATACCTAGATATGCACCTCTTGTTTTTAGAGTTGAGCTAGGCCTTTTTGTAGAGGATACAGATAGTGATAACGATGGTATTCCTTCCATTGAAGAGGATCTGAACGGTAATGGGTATTTATTTGATGATAACACCGACTTTGATTTGGAACCGTTTAATAGCCGTTTGACGAATTTTCGTGATGCTGATGACGACGGTGATGGTATACCCACACGGGACGAGATTTCTGATGACGATGGCAACATTATTACTCCATACCCTGATGCCGATGGAGATGGGACTCCAGATTATTTAGATCCGGATAACTAG
- a CDS encoding outer membrane beta-barrel protein translates to MKKTFLVVAFALIGSAAMAQSGSGFGIKAGLSYNKNGDLVNTVTDAVDDPEGKAGYHFGFWGKLDFPKIYLRPELVYSKTKSSYDINGNSQDYDVSKLDMPVLLGYKLIGPLHIFAGPAFQYTLKNDLEGLTVEDVENDFTVGLNAGIGVNLGRLGLDVRYERGFSKNEAEFIDANVANVEGRIDSRPSQVIFAASLKL, encoded by the coding sequence ATGAAAAAAACTTTTTTAGTAGTAGCATTTGCCCTAATCGGCTCTGCTGCCATGGCCCAGAGCGGCTCAGGATTCGGTATTAAGGCCGGTCTTTCGTACAACAAGAACGGAGATTTGGTCAACACCGTAACGGATGCCGTTGATGATCCTGAAGGTAAGGCTGGATATCATTTTGGCTTTTGGGGCAAATTGGATTTCCCTAAAATTTATCTAAGGCCCGAATTGGTATATTCCAAGACAAAGAGTTCCTATGATATTAATGGAAACTCACAGGACTACGATGTGTCCAAATTGGACATGCCCGTGCTTTTGGGGTATAAACTGATTGGACCCCTGCATATTTTTGCAGGTCCCGCTTTCCAATACACCCTTAAAAATGATTTGGAAGGTTTGACGGTCGAAGATGTAGAAAACGATTTTACAGTTGGTCTAAATGCCGGTATCGGTGTCAATCTTGGAAGATTGGGACTGGATGTACGGTATGAAAGGGGCTTCTCTAAAAACGAGGCCGAATTTATCGACGCCAATGTTGCCAATGTGGAAGGAAGAATAGATTCAAGGCCTTCGCAAGTTATTTTTGCAGCATCACTGAAATTGTAG
- a CDS encoding transketolase family protein, with translation MTKYTDQGKQDTRSGYGAGMTELGRTNPNVVALCADLVGSLKIETFIEENPERFFQVGIAEANMMGMAAGLTIGGKIPFASTFANFATGRVYDQIRQSIAYSDKNVKICASHSGLTLGEDGATHQILEDIGLMKMLPGMTVINPCDFNQTKAATIAIAEHHGPVYLRFGRPKVANFTPVDQKFEIGKALMLNEGSDVTIIATGHLVWQALLAAESLENQGISAEVINIHTIKPLDDKAILDSVKKTGCVVTAEEHNYLGGLGESVARVLASNHPAPQEFVATQDTFGESGTPEQLMEKYGLNNKAIEAAVLKVLKRK, from the coding sequence ATGACTAAATATACAGATCAAGGAAAACAGGACACCCGAAGCGGATATGGCGCGGGAATGACGGAACTGGGAAGGACCAATCCCAATGTAGTGGCACTTTGTGCCGATTTGGTAGGTTCCCTTAAGATTGAAACCTTTATCGAGGAAAATCCAGAGCGTTTCTTTCAAGTGGGAATCGCGGAGGCCAATATGATGGGCATGGCAGCAGGTTTGACCATCGGTGGTAAAATCCCTTTTGCTTCCACATTTGCCAACTTTGCCACTGGCCGCGTGTACGATCAAATCCGCCAGTCCATAGCGTATTCTGACAAAAACGTAAAAATATGCGCTTCCCACTCAGGTTTGACCTTGGGCGAAGATGGTGCAACCCACCAGATTTTGGAAGATATCGGTTTGATGAAAATGTTGCCCGGGATGACGGTGATCAACCCATGTGATTTTAACCAGACCAAAGCGGCCACCATTGCCATTGCGGAGCATCATGGACCGGTCTATCTTCGTTTTGGACGTCCTAAGGTTGCGAATTTCACCCCTGTTGACCAAAAATTCGAAATCGGCAAGGCGCTTATGCTCAACGAAGGAAGCGATGTGACCATTATTGCGACAGGACATTTGGTATGGCAAGCGTTACTTGCCGCAGAAAGCTTGGAAAACCAAGGAATATCCGCGGAAGTGATCAACATTCACACCATTAAACCTTTGGATGACAAGGCCATTTTGGATTCTGTGAAAAAAACGGGATGTGTGGTAACCGCTGAGGAACACAATTATTTAGGTGGACTTGGAGAAAGTGTGGCAAGAGTTTTGGCCAGCAACCATCCTGCGCCTCAGGAGTTTGTGGCAACACAGGATACTTTTGGGGAAAGTGGTACGCCAGAACAGTTGATGGAGAAGTACGGCTTGAACAATAAAGCTATCGAAGCTGCCGTTTTAAAGGTGTTGAAACGTAAATAG
- a CDS encoding transketolase, with protein MPNTQELQDLVVQVRRDILRMVHKVNSGHPGGSLGCTEFFVALYNEVMELKEGFDMDGIGEDVFFLSNGHISPVFYSVLARRGYFPIEELNTFRLIDSRLQGHPTTHEGLPGVRVASGSLGQGMSVAIGAALAKKLNGDDHLVFSLHGDGELQEGQNWEAIMYAAGNKVDNLISTVDRNGQQIDGATEDVLPLGDVAEKFRVFGWDVLEIENGNDLEQVVAGLKEAKSRTGKGKPVCIVMTTEMGNGVDFMMHTHAWHGKAPSDEQLANALEQNPETLGDY; from the coding sequence ATGCCGAACACGCAAGAATTACAGGACCTGGTAGTACAGGTTAGAAGGGACATTTTACGCATGGTCCATAAGGTAAATTCGGGTCACCCAGGAGGTTCTTTGGGCTGTACCGAGTTTTTTGTAGCACTCTACAATGAGGTAATGGAATTAAAAGAAGGTTTTGATATGGATGGAATCGGGGAAGACGTATTTTTCCTCTCCAATGGCCATATTTCGCCCGTATTTTACAGTGTACTAGCTCGAAGAGGTTATTTTCCCATCGAGGAACTCAACACCTTTAGGCTAATCGATTCCAGATTACAGGGGCACCCCACTACCCACGAAGGTTTGCCAGGGGTTCGCGTAGCATCAGGTTCCTTGGGACAGGGAATGTCCGTTGCCATTGGTGCCGCATTGGCCAAAAAATTGAACGGTGACGATCATTTGGTATTCAGCCTTCATGGAGACGGCGAGTTGCAAGAAGGTCAAAACTGGGAGGCCATCATGTACGCCGCTGGGAACAAAGTGGACAACTTGATTTCAACCGTTGATAGAAACGGACAACAAATCGACGGTGCCACAGAAGATGTACTGCCACTGGGCGATGTTGCAGAAAAATTCAGGGTTTTTGGATGGGATGTATTGGAAATAGAAAATGGAAATGATCTTGAACAGGTGGTTGCCGGACTCAAAGAAGCCAAGAGCAGAACTGGAAAAGGAAAACCTGTTTGCATTGTGATGACCACTGAAATGGGCAATGGTGTCGATTTTATGATGCACACCCATGCATGGCACGGCAAAGCCCCTAGCGATGAGCAATTGGCAAACGCATTGGAACAGAACCCTGAGACTTTAGGCGATTACTAA
- the tgt gene encoding tRNA guanosine(34) transglycosylase Tgt, with protein sequence MDFTLLQKDSKTKARAGELKTDNGNIQTPIFMPVGTVASVKGVHQRELKDEINPDIILGNTYHLFLRPGTGILEEAGGLHKFMNWDRPILTDSGGYQVYSLSDNRKIKEEGVKFKSHIDGSRHVFTPENVMEIQRTIGADIIMAFDECTPYPCDYQYAKRSMHMTHRWLDRCINHLEKLPFKYGYSQSFFPIVQGSTYKDLRKQSAEYIASVGAEGNAIGGLSVGEPAEEMYEMAEIVCDILPEDKPRYLMGVGTPINILENIALGVDMFDCVMPTRNARNGMLFTAHGTINIKNKKWENDFSAIDEMGITFVDTEYSKAYLRHLFAANEYLGKQIATIHNLGFYLWLVRTARERILAGDFLEWKNQMVNQMDKRL encoded by the coding sequence TTGGATTTTACCTTACTACAAAAGGATAGCAAAACTAAGGCTAGGGCAGGGGAGTTGAAGACCGACAACGGCAACATTCAGACCCCGATATTTATGCCGGTGGGCACCGTTGCATCGGTAAAGGGCGTGCACCAGCGGGAGTTAAAGGATGAAATTAATCCTGATATTATTTTGGGAAATACCTATCATCTTTTTTTGAGACCGGGTACCGGAATACTGGAAGAGGCTGGCGGCCTGCATAAATTTATGAACTGGGACCGGCCCATTTTGACGGATAGTGGCGGCTATCAAGTCTATTCCTTATCTGATAACAGAAAGATAAAAGAGGAGGGTGTCAAGTTTAAATCCCATATCGATGGGTCGCGCCATGTTTTTACCCCGGAAAATGTAATGGAGATACAGCGTACCATTGGTGCGGACATCATCATGGCTTTTGATGAGTGTACGCCATACCCATGTGATTACCAGTACGCGAAACGGTCCATGCACATGACGCATAGGTGGCTGGACAGATGTATCAACCATTTGGAAAAGCTACCGTTCAAATATGGGTATTCACAAAGTTTTTTTCCAATTGTACAGGGGTCTACCTATAAAGATTTAAGAAAACAATCCGCAGAATACATTGCATCCGTAGGGGCGGAAGGAAATGCCATTGGCGGGCTCTCGGTTGGTGAGCCTGCCGAGGAAATGTACGAAATGGCGGAAATCGTATGCGATATTCTGCCAGAGGACAAGCCAAGATATTTAATGGGGGTAGGCACGCCCATCAATATTTTGGAAAATATAGCATTGGGCGTGGATATGTTCGATTGTGTGATGCCCACCCGAAATGCTAGAAATGGTATGCTGTTCACGGCCCATGGCACCATCAACATCAAAAACAAGAAATGGGAAAACGATTTTTCTGCGATTGATGAAATGGGCATCACATTTGTGGATACCGAGTATTCCAAGGCCTATCTGCGACACTTGTTCGCGGCCAATGAATATTTGGGCAAGCAAATTGCCACCATTCACAACCTTGGTTTTTATTTATGGTTGGTGCGTACCGCAAGAGAACGTATTTTAGCCGGAGACTTTTTGGAGTGGAAGAACCAAATGGTCAATCAAATGGATAAAAGATTGTAA